A stretch of Cicer arietinum cultivar CDC Frontier isolate Library 1 chromosome 5, Cicar.CDCFrontier_v2.0, whole genome shotgun sequence DNA encodes these proteins:
- the LOC140920381 gene encoding uncharacterized protein: MVDPPPPERTIRMYGNRNRSRARLAFHNQRVIINKFEISPALYQKLKEIHLFGKHNEDANIHLINFLKLCETIKVDENTEEDKRLRLFPLSLKDDANEWLNSLPSCSIPL; this comes from the coding sequence ATGGTTGATCCACCACCACCTGAACGTACCATCAGGATGTATGGGAATCGAAATAGAAGTCGTGCTCGATTGGCCTTCCATAACCAACGAGTTATAAtcaacaagtttgaaataagtcccgCTCTATACCAAaagttgaaggagattcatttgTTTGGTAAACATAACGAAGATGCCAATATACATCTTATAAACTTCTTAAAACTATGTGAAACAATTAAGGTGGATGAAAACACTGAAGAAGACAAGAGGTTGAGACTATTTCCATTGTCATTGAAAGATGATGCTAATGAGTGGCTTAATTCTTTACCCTCTTGTAGCATCCCCTTATAG